One genomic segment of Alphaproteobacteria bacterium HT1-32 includes these proteins:
- a CDS encoding twin-arginine translocation signal domain-containing protein, translating to MSKEREVSTASRRSFLKSAGLAAGAAGVAATAIGSGSDEASATTVKSPTSVGYRETDHVRKVYELSKF from the coding sequence ATGAGTAAGGAAAGGGAAGTGTCGACCGCATCGCGCCGGTCGTTCCTGAAATCGGCCGGACTTGCTGCTGGCGCCGCTGGCGTCGCCGCAACCGCGATCGGTTCTGGATCGGACGAAGCGTCGGCGACAACGGTAAAGAGCCCGACTTCGGTGGGCTATCGGGAAACCGATCATGTCCGGAAGGTCTACGAACTCTCGAAGTTCTGA
- a CDS encoding molecular chaperone TorD, with amino-acid sequence MLGRLSKIEGDETDIGIGLRALANVARATGPEAVETEFNNLFIGIGKGELVPFGSYYLTGFLNEKPLAKLRDAMEHHGISRADELHEPEDNIASVCEMMAGLITGAFGQPVSLAEQRAFFNAHVGNWAGQFFADLEAASGAVFYMPVGTVGRAFMAIEEEAFQMTA; translated from the coding sequence ATGCTTGGCCGACTCTCCAAAATCGAAGGTGATGAAACCGACATCGGAATCGGTCTGCGCGCTCTGGCAAACGTGGCGCGGGCAACCGGACCGGAAGCGGTTGAAACAGAATTCAATAATTTGTTCATCGGTATCGGCAAGGGCGAGCTGGTGCCGTTCGGCTCATACTATCTCACCGGGTTTCTGAACGAGAAGCCGCTGGCGAAACTCCGCGACGCGATGGAGCATCACGGGATATCGCGGGCTGATGAGTTGCATGAGCCTGAGGATAATATTGCATCGGTCTGCGAGATGATGGCAGGGCTGATCACCGGTGCTTTCGGTCAGCCCGTTTCTCTGGCCGAGCAACGGGCTTTTTTCAATGCGCATGTAGGAAACTGGGCGGGACAGTTCTTTGCTGACCTCGAAGCAGCATCCGGTGCTGTTTTCTACATGCCGGTTGGCACCGTCGGACGTGCCTTCATGGCCATTGAGGAGGAAGCTTTTCAGATGACGGCCTAG
- a CDS encoding DUF3306 domain-containing protein — protein MSLNTNVSATRWTRTSWDLAGESGNAMTDEKSFLSRWSQRKAVETKRPTKEETTDSEMTVEMTPDPVAEKAVEPVEETAADPLPDIESLGKDSDYTGFMKEGVPDQLRKLALRKLWQSDPAFAFRDGLDDYDEDFNLAEGIVEQIKTSYRAGSGYEEDDPEKEGVPDADGEAAGTEENADDVTEEGDSAQSANDIAENSPDTSVEEVPDRGKA, from the coding sequence ATGAGCCTCAATACAAACGTAAGCGCGACAAGGTGGACCCGGACAAGCTGGGATTTAGCCGGAGAAAGCGGGAACGCCATGACGGATGAGAAAAGCTTCCTCAGTCGCTGGTCACAGCGGAAGGCTGTGGAAACAAAGCGGCCGACGAAAGAGGAGACGACCGATTCTGAAATGACGGTTGAGATGACTCCGGACCCGGTTGCGGAGAAGGCTGTCGAGCCCGTCGAAGAAACAGCAGCTGACCCGCTTCCGGATATCGAGAGTCTTGGCAAGGATTCCGATTATACCGGGTTCATGAAGGAAGGCGTGCCGGATCAGCTTCGTAAACTGGCGCTGCGCAAACTCTGGCAGTCCGATCCCGCCTTCGCTTTTCGGGATGGTCTTGATGACTATGACGAAGATTTCAACCTGGCAGAGGGCATCGTCGAACAGATCAAGACGTCCTATCGGGCCGGGTCCGGATATGAAGAAGATGATCCGGAAAAGGAGGGTGTTCCCGATGCTGACGGTGAGGCTGCCGGAACGGAAGAGAATGCCGATGACGTGACGGAGGAGGGCGATTCCGCTCAATCTGCGAACGATATCGCTGAAAACTCTCCCGATACTAGTGTCGAGGAAGTTCCGGATCGCGGAAAAGCCTGA
- a CDS encoding DUF3305 domain-containing protein, whose product MDRIERLKIGIVIERRRIDNPWVDYSWRAVSVFSGAPDIEEWQSIQSGPDWVQFHAATLDLELFRRETEGYLYNLSMDKPSLYVLMRRGEEAEDHDVEPHHVTACPYEALAYANNGDDIVDAVPMPPEVLGMVRDFIQAFHVDEPQYKRKRDKVDPDKLGFSRRKRERHDG is encoded by the coding sequence TTGGACAGGATCGAACGGCTGAAGATCGGCATCGTGATTGAACGTCGGCGAATCGATAACCCCTGGGTAGATTACTCCTGGCGGGCGGTGTCGGTGTTCTCCGGTGCGCCCGACATTGAGGAATGGCAATCTATTCAGTCCGGACCGGACTGGGTGCAGTTTCATGCGGCGACGCTGGATCTTGAACTGTTCCGGCGCGAAACGGAAGGTTATCTGTATAATCTTTCGATGGATAAGCCGTCGCTGTACGTGCTGATGCGCCGGGGCGAGGAAGCGGAAGACCATGATGTCGAGCCACACCATGTTACAGCCTGCCCGTATGAGGCGCTGGCCTATGCAAATAATGGCGACGATATCGTCGATGCGGTGCCCATGCCGCCGGAAGTGCTGGGGATGGTAAGGGACTTCATTCAGGCTTTTCACGTCGATGAGCCTCAATACAAACGTAAGCGCGACAAGGTGGACCCGGACAAGCTGGGATTTAGCCGGAGAAAGCGGGAACGCCATGACGGATGA
- the rpoH gene encoding RNA polymerase sigma factor RpoH, whose product MSSINLPLVPDNGLNSYLQKIRAFPMLSKEEETALAERLRDEGDVEAAHKLVTSHLRLVAKIAFKFKNYGLPVSDLIAEGNIGLMTAVKKFDPDLGYRLSTYAMWWIRAAIGEFVLNSWSIVKTGSNAARKRLFFKLKGVKARLGMLDDRELSPLETRQIASELQVPEHEVTDLSRRMIGSDSSLNAPLSQDSEMQHIEMLEDDTPNPEEAYAASEELGYRSQMLKSAMDILNEREQDILVSRRLVEDPLTLEELGDRYGVSRERIRQIEVRAFEKLQHKMKESLALAAA is encoded by the coding sequence ATGTCGTCTATCAATTTGCCACTTGTCCCAGACAATGGCCTGAACAGCTATCTTCAGAAAATCCGCGCGTTCCCGATGCTCTCCAAGGAAGAGGAGACCGCTCTGGCTGAACGTCTGCGTGATGAAGGTGACGTCGAGGCTGCGCACAAGCTGGTTACCAGCCATCTGCGGCTGGTCGCCAAGATTGCATTCAAGTTCAAGAATTACGGATTGCCCGTCTCAGACCTGATTGCTGAAGGCAATATCGGGCTGATGACCGCCGTGAAAAAATTCGACCCGGATCTCGGCTATCGTCTCTCAACCTACGCCATGTGGTGGATTCGTGCTGCCATCGGCGAGTTCGTGCTGAATTCCTGGTCCATCGTCAAAACCGGCTCCAATGCGGCGCGCAAACGGCTGTTCTTCAAGCTGAAAGGCGTGAAGGCACGTCTTGGCATGCTGGACGACCGTGAGCTGTCCCCCCTTGAAACCCGGCAGATCGCAAGCGAATTGCAGGTGCCCGAGCATGAGGTGACAGACCTCAGTCGCCGGATGATTGGCAGCGATTCCTCCCTGAACGCGCCGCTCAGCCAGGACAGCGAAATGCAGCATATTGAAATGCTGGAAGACGACACACCGAACCCGGAGGAAGCCTATGCCGCCTCCGAGGAGCTGGGCTATCGCAGCCAGATGCTGAAATCTGCAATGGACATCCTGAACGAACGTGAACAGGACATTCTGGTCAGTCGCCGGCTGGTCGAAGACCCTCTGACGCTGGAAGAACTCGGCGACCGGTATGGTGTCAGTCGCGAACGTATCCGCCAGATCGAAGTCCGGGCCTTCGAAAAGCTGCAGCACAAGATGAAGGAGAGTCTGGCACTTGCTGCTGCCTGA
- a CDS encoding ATP-binding cassette domain-containing protein: MISIRGLTKRFGAFTAVDGIDLSVQSGEVLGFLGPNGAGKSTTMKMVTGFLEPTAGSISVCGHDVSREPVAAKKRIGYLPEGAPLYGDMTPAGFLDFVGGIRGFDGAERKRRIERVAEKIQLQEVMYQPIDTLSKGFKRRVGLAQAILHDPEVLILDEPTDGLDPNQKQQVRELIAEMSPDRAIVISTHILEEVEAICSRAVIIARGKLLADGTAESLQARLPYHNAVVMTLDTANAAGLTEALKLLSGVASVDQISATDSVTRLRVNALEAKPIISEVADLVKAKNIPVSELSVEKGRLDDIFRRITKAQTTGETGNA; the protein is encoded by the coding sequence ATGATTTCGATCCGCGGTCTGACCAAAAGGTTCGGCGCCTTCACTGCGGTGGATGGCATTGACCTTTCGGTTCAGTCCGGGGAAGTCCTTGGCTTTCTCGGCCCGAATGGCGCCGGAAAATCGACAACCATGAAAATGGTGACCGGTTTTCTGGAACCGACAGCCGGCAGCATTTCGGTCTGCGGTCATGATGTTTCCCGCGAACCGGTCGCGGCAAAAAAGCGTATTGGCTATCTGCCGGAAGGTGCGCCGCTTTATGGTGACATGACACCCGCCGGCTTTCTGGATTTTGTTGGCGGCATCCGCGGCTTTGACGGGGCGGAACGGAAGCGCCGGATCGAACGCGTTGCCGAGAAAATCCAGCTGCAGGAAGTCATGTACCAGCCTATCGACACCCTGTCGAAAGGCTTCAAACGCCGTGTCGGGCTGGCTCAGGCAATCCTTCATGATCCGGAAGTCCTGATTCTGGACGAGCCGACGGACGGTCTCGACCCAAACCAGAAACAGCAGGTGCGCGAACTGATTGCCGAAATGTCGCCGGACCGGGCGATTGTCATTTCCACCCATATCCTGGAAGAAGTTGAAGCCATCTGCAGTCGCGCCGTCATCATCGCACGTGGCAAACTGCTGGCCGACGGAACGGCTGAATCCCTGCAGGCCCGCCTGCCCTATCACAACGCGGTTGTCATGACCCTGGATACGGCGAACGCCGCCGGACTGACAGAGGCGCTGAAGCTTCTTTCCGGTGTCGCCAGTGTTGACCAGATATCGGCAACCGACAGCGTTACCCGGCTTCGGGTCAATGCCCTGGAGGCAAAGCCAATCATCAGTGAAGTCGCAGATCTGGTGAAGGCAAAGAATATCCCGGTATCCGAGCTGTCTGTCGAAAAAGGGCGGCTCGACGATATTTTCCGGCGAATCACCAAAGCTCAGACCACGGGAGAAACCGGCAATGCGTAA
- a CDS encoding ABC transporter permease subunit: MRNIALIARRELAGYFTTPVAYVFIVIFLAVSGSFTFYIGGFFDRGQADLQPFFNFHAWLYLLLIPAISMRLWAEERKSGTIELLMTLPVTPQEAVIGKFLSAWIFAGVALALTFPLWITVNFLGEPDNGVILASYIGSFIMAGAYLAIGASISALTKNQVIAFILGASVCFLFTMSGVELVLEFFRGWAPDLLIETVASMSFLTNFQQISKGVIDIRHIIFFGSLIFVWLWINLLILDLKKAS; this comes from the coding sequence ATGCGTAACATCGCCCTGATCGCCCGACGGGAACTTGCGGGTTATTTCACCACCCCGGTTGCCTATGTCTTCATCGTTATCTTTCTGGCAGTCTCCGGGTCGTTCACCTTCTATATCGGCGGTTTTTTTGACCGTGGTCAGGCCGACCTTCAGCCCTTCTTCAATTTTCACGCCTGGTTGTACCTGCTGCTGATCCCCGCAATCTCCATGCGGCTCTGGGCAGAAGAACGCAAAAGCGGCACCATCGAGTTGCTGATGACACTGCCTGTTACGCCGCAGGAAGCCGTCATCGGGAAATTCCTGTCCGCGTGGATTTTTGCCGGTGTTGCACTGGCTCTGACCTTCCCGCTCTGGATCACCGTGAACTTCCTTGGCGAGCCTGATAATGGCGTCATCCTTGCCAGCTATATCGGCAGTTTCATCATGGCCGGTGCCTATCTGGCCATCGGAGCCAGCATCTCCGCCCTGACCAAAAATCAGGTCATCGCCTTTATTCTGGGGGCCAGTGTCTGTTTTCTGTTCACCATGAGCGGTGTCGAACTGGTGCTTGAATTCTTCCGCGGCTGGGCACCCGATCTGTTGATCGAAACCGTCGCCTCGATGAGCTTCCTGACCAATTTCCAGCAGATATCCAAGGGGGTCATCGACATTCGTCATATCATCTTCTTCGGATCACTGATTTTCGTCTGGTTGTGGATCAATCTTCTGATCCTTGATCTCAAGAAAGCGTCGTGA